Proteins co-encoded in one Metabacillus sp. KUDC1714 genomic window:
- the xerS gene encoding tyrosine recombinase XerS — protein sequence MASESQQQHYKKLQSMLKELPWYVEEYIDHKRRKLSAASLLNYCHDYKIFFNWMISEQLFSGAVKDIPLERLEKLTVQQVEGFLYALQYKLNNKEITVNRKLSALKSLFNYLQNIAETRDLKPYIQRNVMAKIEFNELNESMETTANKMEGKILLGDEYEKFRRFVAHDYGEIIKDNKKLLNFYKLNQERDTAIVSLILGSGLRLSEVVNLDIDDIDFSKYSARVIRKGNKEQYVFFSKIAMDDLQQYLKIRENRYGVEKNNKSLFVAAPMGPKGKSRRLTGRSIEKLIEKYAIGFGKPALSVHKLRHSFATRYHSEINDVPKLRRQLGHSSIQTTMIYTHIRNDDLRSAVDRMDIPKDHGE from the coding sequence ATCGCTAGTGAGTCTCAGCAACAACATTATAAAAAACTACAATCTATGCTCAAGGAATTGCCATGGTATGTTGAAGAGTATATCGATCATAAACGAAGAAAACTTTCTGCAGCTTCATTACTAAATTATTGTCATGATTATAAAATCTTTTTTAACTGGATGATTTCAGAGCAACTTTTTTCAGGTGCAGTTAAGGATATTCCATTGGAAAGATTAGAAAAATTGACTGTGCAACAAGTGGAAGGATTTTTGTATGCTCTTCAGTACAAATTAAACAACAAAGAAATCACCGTTAATCGTAAGCTATCAGCCTTAAAATCACTGTTTAATTATCTACAAAACATCGCAGAAACTAGAGATTTAAAGCCTTATATCCAGCGAAATGTCATGGCGAAAATTGAATTTAATGAACTTAATGAAAGTATGGAGACAACTGCCAACAAAATGGAAGGTAAAATTTTACTTGGTGATGAATATGAAAAATTTCGCCGGTTTGTTGCACATGATTACGGAGAAATCATTAAAGATAATAAGAAATTACTTAACTTTTATAAATTAAATCAAGAACGTGATACAGCGATCGTATCTTTAATTTTAGGGTCAGGTCTTCGACTTTCAGAGGTCGTAAACCTTGATATCGATGATATTGATTTCAGCAAATATTCAGCACGAGTAATAAGAAAAGGAAATAAAGAACAATATGTATTCTTTAGTAAAATTGCTATGGATGACCTACAACAATACCTTAAAATTAGAGAAAATCGGTATGGTGTTGAGAAAAATAACAAATCTTTATTTGTTGCAGCACCCATGGGACCTAAAGGAAAATCAAGACGACTAACCGGACGCTCAATTGAAAAGCTTATCGAAAAATATGCGATTGGTTTCGGGAAACCGGCCTTATCAGTACATAAATTAAGACATTCTTTTGCAACAAGATATCATTCAGAGATTAATGATGTACCTAAACTAAGAAGACAATTAGGACATTCATCGATACAAACAACGATGATCTATACACATATTAGAAATGATGATTTAAGGAGTGCTGTAGACAGAATGGATATACCGAAAGATCATGGTGAGTAA
- a CDS encoding LLM class flavin-dependent oxidoreductase, whose translation MKLSILDQSPISTNQTANEALQESMNLARIGETLGYSRYWIAEHHAMPGLACSAPEVMLGYIGANTKNIRIGSGAVLLPYYKPYKVAETYHMLSTLFPNRIDVGIGRAPGGPAEATNALSDNYLEHVYKMPDLVNELIKYIDNEGTVLEASPIPQISPDLWMLGTSRKSGNFAAENGLAYSFGQFMSDENGTEIVQQYRQSFQPRKKGQKPYVIMALSVICAETTQKAEEIALSSIVWELQNESMKGNKGVPSVDEAKKILLNLRNQKSIERIKKKMIIGNPNEVKSKILEIQSHVLADEIMIVTITYSSKDKHQSYRLIAEQFIK comes from the coding sequence ATGAAATTAAGCATTTTAGATCAGTCTCCCATTTCAACTAATCAAACGGCAAATGAAGCATTACAGGAATCAATGAATCTCGCACGTATAGGGGAGACATTAGGATATTCACGTTATTGGATTGCTGAACATCATGCAATGCCAGGGCTTGCATGCTCCGCGCCCGAGGTAATGTTAGGGTATATTGGGGCAAATACAAAAAATATACGAATTGGCTCTGGAGCAGTTTTATTGCCATACTATAAGCCGTATAAAGTAGCAGAAACCTATCACATGTTATCCACTCTATTTCCTAATCGAATTGATGTAGGGATTGGAAGGGCACCGGGTGGTCCTGCTGAAGCAACAAATGCATTATCGGATAACTATTTGGAACATGTATATAAAATGCCTGATTTAGTAAACGAATTAATTAAATACATAGATAATGAAGGGACCGTATTAGAGGCTTCTCCGATACCGCAAATTAGTCCTGATCTATGGATGTTAGGTACAAGTAGAAAAAGTGGAAATTTTGCGGCGGAAAATGGTTTAGCCTATAGTTTCGGACAATTTATGAGTGATGAAAACGGAACAGAAATCGTCCAACAATATCGTCAGTCATTTCAACCAAGAAAAAAAGGGCAAAAACCATACGTCATTATGGCTTTATCAGTAATATGTGCAGAAACTACTCAAAAAGCAGAAGAAATTGCTTTAAGTTCAATTGTTTGGGAACTACAAAATGAGAGTATGAAAGGAAACAAAGGAGTTCCTTCTGTTGATGAGGCAAAAAAAATTCTATTAAATCTACGTAATCAAAAGTCTATTGAAAGAATAAAAAAGAAAATGATTATAGGTAATCCTAATGAGGTGAAAAGTAAAATATTAGAAATTCAATCTCATGTATTAGCAGATGAAATCATGATTGTAACTATCACTTATTCATCAAAGGATAAGCATCAATCATATCGATTAATCGCAGAACAATTTATTAAATGA
- a CDS encoding DUF3219 family protein produces the protein MVTEIQLNDTKINITQYDEKKIEGKTQISVTFYVTNDNYHDIATLLYKGTFDVIVLKRQLEFRGTIQEYSTSITNLYEKGQIGEYKLTLKEAE, from the coding sequence ATGGTTACAGAAATCCAACTAAATGATACTAAAATTAATATCACACAATATGATGAAAAAAAGATAGAAGGTAAAACTCAGATATCGGTAACTTTTTATGTTACAAATGACAACTACCATGACATAGCAACGTTATTATACAAAGGAACATTTGATGTAATCGTACTCAAGAGACAACTTGAGTTCCGCGGAACGATTCAAGAATATTCAACATCAATTACGAATCTATACGAAAAAGGGCAAATTGGTGAATATAAACTGACTTTGAAAGAAGCGGAATAA
- a CDS encoding YfmQ family protein: MTWPFVILLILAGLLKIVVTCLPTGVVEWLISKYELHQKLSNETVTVTIDGKHLVGTDKIQVINYFNEALYLERYYTSLENSVTPLIIDTPRGKNNIRLFVYIYNDRVDVVKTFKKKVVAYRLRSDNLQKRSFLATEDLA, from the coding sequence ATGACCTGGCCTTTTGTAATTTTGTTGATTCTTGCTGGTTTACTTAAAATAGTAGTGACCTGTCTTCCAACCGGTGTTGTGGAATGGCTTATCAGCAAGTATGAATTGCATCAAAAACTTAGTAACGAGACTGTCACCGTAACCATCGATGGAAAACACTTGGTAGGTACAGACAAAATTCAAGTTATTAATTATTTTAACGAAGCATTATATTTAGAGCGATATTACACATCTCTAGAAAACAGTGTAACTCCATTGATCATTGACACTCCGAGAGGCAAAAACAATATTAGGTTATTTGTGTACATTTACAATGATCGTGTTGATGTAGTCAAGACATTCAAGAAGAAAGTAGTCGCATATCGACTGCGTTCCGATAATCTCCAAAAACGTTCTTTCTTAGCAACAGAGGATTTAGCATAA